The nucleotide sequence ATAATCACGTGCCGATATAATTATCGATATGTTGATAAGTgattgtacactttttagAAGACTGATCATTTAATTTGTGTGGAATATTGTGTGAGATCTTTATTTACGCCATACTTCTTCTGTTGAGAAAACAATGAATGATGGCATCGTGGGttaagttatataatatagatttcATAAAAgcttaaaagttaaaataaatacattttttacgttaaataaatacattgtttatgtTACATAAACCGTTTTCTAACTGCTTCCCAAGTGGTTCTTCATTTTTGGAGAATACCGAGTGTCTTCTGTGAGTGTCTCCAAGTATTTTGATATAACCCTCCTTTTGCcattttgcttttaattaaagcaacTAGAATATGATTTTGCTAAATCGTTCTCAGTTCTGTGAGTTGAGCCTCGTCTATTTGTcgcaaataagaaataatggaTACATCGCGCATCGATATCGATTCTCTAAATTCACGCTTCATTATTCCTCCATCAGGTCGTTGTGAACATGAGCACCTATTAGATTTCTAAACTAAAATAGAATCGTTACTGTCATCCGTTGCTTTTCGTTGAATATCGCTTTTCAAACTATGAAAACATTACAGCTACGAGAATGGTATAGAATGGAGGCCATAAGGAGATTTGGCGTACGCATGACTCACTTTTGTATCTTCATCCGCCAGATCAACCCCGTAGTTGCTCGAAGCGTCGTCCTCCTctgtaagaaatataataaacaaaatattggCGAATGTTGAATTAAACGTGGTAACTTTGAAAATTCGCATCTTCTTGCTGTTTTAATAACCGTAAGGTTAATACACATTCAGGccacgtatatgtatattatatgtgtatatatttttatcaagtgACACGAGAATGAGTATGATTATACTCTGCGATTTTACACGTACCATCGATCGTGATCAGAATCGTTTGCACTTTTGTCAAGATTATTGTTTATCGCGTGAGCACAGGAATAAATTGTGAAACTGCATaaggagagaaaataatattaaatgaagtCATTAATGAATTATGTACAATCTTATTCAGACTTGGAGAACTTGACGTGTTTTCTATCGTTTCAGAAGCGATTACTCCGCGGGCATGCCCGGTTTTTTgccttttatatatatatatatatatatatatatatatattttttttttttaaggaataTGCCGCTTCAGTCTATATGATATAACCCAAGGAGAACAGAAATGTCAAAATGATATCAATTTGATGTcatattgacaaaaaaatgatGTTAATTTCGTCATTTTTTGGTCAAATTGACATCATTTTGACATTTCTGTTCTCCTGGGAACAGTCGATTTATACTATTGTAGTTTCGGCTGTTTCATTCAACGACACTAAATTATCTGTAAACAATATCGCTTCGTAATACGAGACGTATTACGAACGTGCAGAAGGCAAAGTGCTTTTACTCtgtaaagtattataaaattaatgtaggTATACAGTGTGACACGTAGTAAGAgcaaattgtaaatataattacctcataaaataaattattcgcaTGAAACGCGCACGTGGCACAGCGGTACTAATTCGAAAAGCGTAGCAGACGTACTACTTCTCTATTTCTATACAACGTGCAACAGGTTTCTGCGTGTACGTAATCTAAAAGAGGCCACGAAGAAGGAATGGGAAGTTTAATACAGTTGTTTATTAGCGTGTTTAGACGATGGTAATAGATTGCAATGaaattcgttatttattaattttatcacattttcgATATCGATgatcaaacattttaaaaaggtAAGAAAGTCTCGTAATCTTCAGtagattattaattgataCTTAATAAGGATCGCTGAGAGATAAGAATTTCAATAGACCAGTATGTTCAACACacaatatttatacgtataatataactttaacgtataaaataaaatcgttgAAAACCGATGATCATCAATTTAAATCGATATTCGAGATATATGGTCAAGCTGttgaattttagaaaaattcacatatttatattccCCTTTCTCTATGTTTTCACGATCGACGGCGTTTAGCAGgcaatatatacgtataggCGCATATCGAATATATACGACTCGCGTGTGAGCAACACGCATTCCATACTAGATGATTGTAAGTATAACTAGAGCGGCGTACAACTCTGCGTTTATGACGCGAGTGACTCACTCACCTCGCAGAGAAAGATAAATGGCTGGACTGACGCATGTATATCGCGCTTTTTTCAACAGttcaataaaatctttaacgctcttttttttcttaattattttttttctttgacagtTTACAAATTTAAGTGTATATAGGTTGGTGATTTGGAAAATCTCCGCAGTTTCATTATGTGCATGACATATGACGCCaagttttgttaatataactaCGAACTCACCGATATAAAGAGGGGCCGTGTCGTAAGCGTTACAGGGACCCGCGTGCCGTGTTTCAAGAACGAAGCCAGTAATACAGGCGTCCTTGATAATGTGACACCAGCTGGGGTAGGTGATGTTGTTTGTCGCACATAACATAGTCGTTGAAGGATCTCGATCCCGATCCCGGTCCTGATCTCGATCTCGATCTCGATCTCTATCACGATGCGCCCTAGTCCGGGCGCGCTCCCGTTTCCGGGGACAACGATAGGTACAGGTCACGCAACGTGGTCGTCCAGACTTCATTTCGGATAAACAAGTTTGGCCTTCTCGACAGCGTATCTTAGTACAGTCTGCGATTTCTGTCAAAATCAAACGACGAAAATaactgcaaaattttaatgagcAAAATTTGTCAGCTTATATAAGCACCTTAAAAGTTACcgcgtgtatattttataattattgattctATATCACAAAATAGGATAAATGCGGCACTTGCTGGATCGCAGCAAACAGTTATCGGTGAACGCGTGCTAGTTCCCTATACTATTTACCGCTAACGTCAACGTGATTATATTgttatgcatattttatttgttaacgtACCGATGCAAGATGCAACACTACTTAAACGCGATCTCAGTCTTCGATATTTTCGCTCACTTATAACATCTTGTAATAGTCaagagttaataataataataatacgtgAGCGAAAATACGTGTGCTTGGCTAACTTTCTCCTCTTGGATGTATGTATTTCGGTCGTGTGTCACACAGAAATATGAAAGAGCAGACTAGATCACGCGTTGAGTTACATCCATTCTCTATCTCTGTCAGTTAGAAATTTTGCATTACATTGAGTGTTTTCCATTTACTGatacaagtcgacacaagtctCGTTCTGTTTTTGTTACTCGTTGAATACcaagaaagatagaacgacgtcAGTGTCGACTTGTGCCACTAAATGGAAAGCACCCACCGACTCGTCCATAAACGGTTATCATCGCGATAATATGTCATCTACCTACGCGTATCTTCAGGTCAATGGCCTACTTTTCATGGGAGATGAGAGACGAACTATTTAAATTAGCACTTTCAGTTACTTCAATTACAGTTGATAACAACTTGGAAATATTCACATTACTTTGACTGTCAAGATCAAGAAGCGTAGACTCTAATAAGAGAAGAAAAGtaacgcaaatattatttaatgctcgtatatatatatatatatatacgagagGGTCGTTGATCATTCAACCTAACACGGTTGTGACATTGACACAACATGGTCAACGTTCATTCAACCATGACACGTTAAACGAGTCGTTATTAGGTTACGCGCATCGTGCGTGCTATATGAAATGGTAATGCCTTGAAAATCGCGCGCGCCACTCTTTCCTTACTCCAAATTATGCTGCATCAAAGACATATGTTAgatagaaatatttgtatatacagCGAAGAGCAGTTTAGATCAATAATGAAtagcttaattttatatagagtaaaaGATAAAGttcctctcctctttcttcaaATGACCTTTGTTGAACATAATATGATCGTGTACTCAATCAGGACGGAACGATATAAGACTGTTAAAAGATGGCAGGAGTTAAATTAAAAGGTAGTCGAGGAAAATCTACTTCACGAAGGTTTTAGTAAAGTTTTGATTTTACACTTTTAAAGCTTTTCTAAAGAACTTTTTGAGGTTCTTTAgaagaaagaaacgaaaagATTTTTTGGCCAACCCGATTTAATTACATCGTGATAATTtatctgtttattatacactACACTATCAACTGTCATCTGATTGGAGACGTTTGCGATGAGATTACAAAGGCTGGACGTACTGTGCGTATGAGTTATGTGTGAAACagattaatacaattaaaaacctctctctctttctctctctgcaaTTGCTTTTGTACGTGCGCTCGTAATGTTGACACATTCCATGCATAACTGTATTCTTGTATAGTTTCTTATTTAGACAGATATATGTTTCTAACGGCAGTATCTCTCTCACGCGAACGATATTTACTCTcctcaataaaaaattttgtcctTCGCCATTATCCATTTCCGTCTTCGTCGGCATGGCATAATTTGCCATGCGACAACCGGATAATTCTCATCCCACCGCATCACACTCGCAGTCAGCGTGGCACGTAAAAACTGCGCGCGCGTCAAGTATCGACGAATGAGAAATGATgtcaatatatgtatgcatgtatgtatgtatgtacgtacgtacgaATCCTCCATTGGCGAGTCGAAAAAATAAGCAAATTACTTAACGCCTTCGGTGGCAAGAGTAAACAACAGTGTACATCGAGCTCTTGGAGATCTTAGAGAGTACAAGATATCAGGGAAGGATGAAACGGATGGGCATGGAGGGAACGAAAGAAAAGGTAGAAGGTGGCGAGAGAAGACGACGAGGCTCGAGAAAAGCTCATATACGTTCCGTGCGCATACTGCCGTATGCATATTTACAGACGCGTGCACTTTCGCGCCTCGGATCCTCGAATCGGAGAAAGACGATTAAGTATTTGCATCCCGACACCTCGTCGCTAAACCGGCTgctttatatttacttatattacgCGCGTGTTGTGTATGTCGTGCCTTCTCTGCACCGCGAATGTCTTTAGCTTACCTTTCTGCTTTTTCCTATTCGCACGAGAACGTTTTTGCGGGCGTGAAGAGAGATTGCTATAGAGAGCTTAAGTTTTCAAGTGTGGTAGACCGAAGCTATCAACTAGGATAGGAATTATGCGACAATAACAGCAACTGTAATACAATAGTGCCATTTTATTGAATTCAGAATTATTCACTTGCAAAAGGAATACTTGGAGTATAAGTATTCGCGCGAGAAACGTAATAATGCGTATACCGCATGAAGATAAGCTCTCTTCTCCTCGTCAAGTTGTGCTTGACGTGTGCTTAACGACAACAAGAGTAATTTTTTGCCAGTAAATTTTTGCCAGCGTGATTTGGTTCGCGATATTTGCAGACGCGACTAACGACCATGTGGATAATATGTAAAGCGATGAGTTATGATATTAACTCTGAGAGAGCTTGAAACAAATGTTACAGATTGAGAATGCATCGACgcgtaatttttcattatggATGTTATAGTTTGTttaggaaaaagaaataggtACGCGAAAATATAACCGAAATACGAGAACGTGTTTAATACACTAGGACTAGCGAATACATACAACCAACCACGTAGGGTACTTTGCAAAAGTAGCGCGACATTGACGGTTGTTGCACGAGTATCGTATACGCACGCGTTTTACTGTCACGACGATATGTTAATACAGTCACGACGTGCATATGGTTTGCAGACGGGTAAAGGTGTCATTCGTGGATTGTTTACAGTATCGAGCATCATGACTACGACATCGCGATAGGGATAGATGTAGAAATTTAAGTGGCGCGAAGATAATGAGTGGGAGCGAGATGTGCTAAAAGGTAAGCGATGGGTGTCACCATGGTGCGCTGGCGAGAGAGCTGATTCGCGATGTAGAGGGTATTCGGCTGGAGGCATGCAGCGGTGAATGTCGATGTTGAGACGCGGACACGTGGATGTTGATATGGTTGTGAGAAGGAGGAGGGAAACGGTGGAGGAAGGCAAAGCGATGTCGGTCCATCGGCCaatgagaagagagaaagaaagaaagacagaggcagcgagagagagagagagagagagagagagagagagagagagcgcgcagAGAAAGGGtatggagaaagagaagaagacagaaagagagacagagaaaggaAGACAGTAGAATCTTGTGCCAGagtctaataaaaaaaagacgagcTTGGCACTGGCCAGGCGCCCGTGGCCTCGCCAAGCTATACCGTGCCAGTGTGTACTGAATACTGTTACTGAGGACCATGTCCAGGCTCGCGAAGGGCTGCTGCGGTTTCTTGTACAAACTTTACTCGCCCTGCTCCGCCttattcttccttttctttttttatgctttCTATCTtgtttcctctttcttttctgttccttcttctttccctTCTTCGTTCTTCTGCTCTCTTCGATTCGCATTTGCCACTTTTTGTCTTCGTTACTTCTGCATCGTTCCAACAACATGATTCTTCTCTGGTTCTTGGCTCGTCGACgttcattttctctctctctctctctctctctctctctctcttatttttgAGTTCCAGACAGACGATACATACGTAGGCTTGTTTCATGTAAACCTTCTAATGTAAGATGCTCCCTTGTTTGCATCCAACTCCGGACTCCTCTTTACCCCATTTTGAAAGTAATAAACGTAGCTGACCTCGGTAACCTTAACGTCGTGCGTCTCATCAGTTTCCTCAAAATGGAGATGAGTTTTGTTGTAgaagagatagatagatagatagatagatagatagatagatagatagatagatagatagatagatagatagatagatagatagatagatagatagatagatagatagatagatagatagatagatagatagatagatagatagatagatagatagatagatagatagatagatagatagatagatagatagatagatagatagatagatatagatagatagatagatagatagatagatagatagatagatagatagatagatagatagatagatagatagatagatagatagatagatagatagatagagatagatagatagatagatagatagatagatagatagatgagaagatagatagatagatagatagatagatagatagatagatagatagatagatagatagatagatagatagatagatagatagatagatagatagatagatagatagatagatagatagatagatagatagatagatagatagagagagagagggggggaggggaggggggggaagggaggaagagagaacaTTTTACGGATAATTTTGCCGTTGGAAAACAAGAGCGTTGCTCAATCGTATTTGTGTGTGTTTATagatattttcctttaattttattaatactaaatgactgaaacaattttccaaaaaatcgtgaaataaAAGTAGAGCATTcgaaaaacaaatgtaataaatggTGTACGGAGAAAACTTTCACTTTTCCAACTTTTACGATATGAAAACTTATGAAAAAAccgaatgaaaaatttaatttatatacgtgacatacgagcgcgcgcgcgcaaacacacacacacacacgcgacAAAGTGCTTAAGTGATTAAACAAATGGACTATTGTAAGTAACTTCGACCGAATTTCTCCGATATATAGAATCGACATTTATaacattagatattttttttacaaatctgATTTTACGTAATTCTTGGAGGCAAAAGAACGCTCGAGtttattaaaagatgaaattAAGTAAGTAACATGATAGCAATCTCATCGGAAAAGAGGAgcggaattatttattaatttaaatgatttcatgttattttatgataattttgtaattattttgcgaAGAACGTGCCATACAAATACATAAACACACAAAGAATTATTATGCGCGTATCGAAAGCATTTTGTCAAGTGTTTATGGCAATATTCGCTACATCGAGAAGacaactataaaaatttaaaattgaaatataactTTATGGTTATTAATTTCGTTTCGACCGCGGAAAactgacattttttttcttaattttctctGTTATATTTGGGGTTCAAGAAAGacagaatataataatgtaggCATATTGCTTCTCATGTAATCGTTTCGCAAGATCtcatataaaaagaaacagagTTCCCCGTCAACACTCCCTAAGAATATCCTATACagttattttcatataacaCTAGGTGATATAATACTTGTGTGCACCTTACACGTGCACCACTTTTATACAGGATTTTCATTATGCAATTTCTAGTTTTTGCGATTCTAGTTTGCACGATATTAAATTGATCTAATTTCACGGTCATATTTCTTATGTGGCAATGATCGATTCGAACTTTCGTTCTCTGATGGGAATGCTGATCGATGCATGCCGAATTCTTTTAGCAGTTTAGCTGAAAGTTATTTTTAGTTTAGTCagggacacacacacacacacacacacacacacacaaagagTGGGAGAGCACGAGGATAAGTGTCGAAAACGTAAAAGACCGCGTGCTCgggttttaatatatatatatatatatatatatatatagatatataggtTGCGTAGCCACGCTACGTTACATGTGTTCAGTGCGCGTTCAGTGCGTGCACACGTATATGAAGATACATACGTGTAAGTATTCAGTGagtatgtgtgcgcgcgtgcacgcgtgcgCGCGAAAGTGCGTGAATGTATACGGTGAATGACCCGCAGGGCAAGGACGTTACAAGGACACATACATTTGCAAGCATATCAACATGCGCTGGTTGCATTTGCGGTTGTGATAACGATATTACTTTTCTTCATATTGTCACACATTCTAGATTTATATTCTCTATACTTTTTTGCTCATGGTatgtttatgtaataataaaaaattaaagatcaaAAACAAAAGAGACGGCTAAAAAATACAAGTAGAGATTActgtgataaatttattatcagaaTGTGACGATGTTTTgattaaatgattataatattgtttttttccgAAGCGTCCACACTCGGAGAatccaaattaaatttaacaagtgCAATAATTGTCATGTTATATGCGCTTGCATATCTGATTCCATCAGCGTTTCCATGAGTCTAACAATAAATGTAACCAAAAAATATGTAGAGTCGCCGTGCTTAAAGTAGCCTACTAAGAAAAATGGTCTTTGCGTGTATCGACAGACAGACGTGTTTTCTGCAGTTTAGTCATTTAAATGTGACGACAATCCCAAACAAGCGTACGGCGCCTACACCCTGCGCGACgtgtataacaatttatacGTTTTGAACATTCTACATGCTTTACCTTTACGAcgaatatgtatatgtgtgtttcGTAGATATTGTATTAAGATTATCGATAAATAAccatatctttttcttttagttttaatttttgacatgTTGCTTGATAATAAGTACAGTCTTGTTTCTTTATGCGTAATATCAAGACTATGATCGATTATTTTATAGGTATTGTCAGAGTACGTTATAGAAAGCCGTGAAAGGGAGACTTCTTTATAACTATGTGtcagggccggttgttccaatcTTGGTAAACTAAccaatagttaaatcatatgtctatttttgtctaatttgaaGGAAAGTTAGTTTATCTCAACCGGTCTTTAAATCTGTACTTTTCTGTTTGTTTATACatgttatgtatgtatatatgtgacAACATTTCAAAGTGGTTAATTTTGTCAGAGAAAATGATAAATCTTCTTAGAGTACGTGCATGCGCGTGGCtctgtgtgtgcgtgtgtgtgaaTGCTATCTGAAATAATCAAGATGCCAGGTGGTTGTGTGGATCGCGTGATATTCCTCGAAGGATCCCCGATGagtttctgtaaaaaaaatctatcaaTCTGACTGACAATCAGCGGTCGTGTCGTGTTCGAAGTTAATTGTTTATGGCAGTTTTTCGACAGGAATGTACAGAAAACGATGCTCTTTGTCTCtcgtttttttatcttcttccattttttaaataattttttctctttcgcgaCTCAGCAACTCGCGCTCCGGTCGATGAACTTCCTGGAACGATCTTGGGATTGCCTTGTGGTATTcctaataatgttttttacttttacgcctcttttctcttcctcttatAATATCAGACACTCGTGAAAAGCACGACAACAGAAGTCATACCTTGTAGTTATGTCTTTTCTTCATCACCGCAATTATGGATTTTGCGGAGTAATcgttaattttaagataatatttgtcgcgaaaattctaaataatgatttaaaattgttttctgtAATCTGAatccgaaaaatatataagtagatTTCATAcaagttaatattataatattataatataataatagggGTGCCCCCCTAATACTGTGCCTAATATCGTCCTTGTTCCAAATTCCGCACCCTACGATATTGAGACTGTTACGTGTTGCATTCTGTCAATGAGCAGTGAAAACTGTTGAATAACGCTGCTTTGGGAAAATCAAATCTATAATACAcgttacgtatattatatatcttattttcccAATAGTTCCCAATGGGAATAAACGAACGCAGACAAAATGTAGCGTGACAGTTCATAGTTTCAACGAGGTTTCGAAATTTTGCAAGAGGTGTCTTCTGTTATTAAAACagcaaaaaaagatatgtatcAAGAACGAATTTCTATCGTGAAAACATGTTATGATATTGTGCCTACGTTCATTccaaaatagagaaatattcgTTGCTAACCTGCTAACCACTATTGTGATGCTCTAATCGGTTGTTTCTTCCTTGTGGTATTCCTATAATTTCATCCTCTAGGAATGTTCATTATACCGCGCATTTTTCCTATAACTGGTCTGCCTCTAGAATACCTCTGACGCTCCCTCAGCCTCTTGTCCACGGAGTAAAAAGATCTTTTTCCGACAGTAAATCGACCAGGCGGGATACAGATCACCATAATAGTCTGTGAAACCCCATAGGCTTTCTTAAGCGTTAAAAGAGGATATCTTTACCAATCTTATGTGTCGTATTTTGAGTTGTTTCTATTTCCAGCATATATTGTGTGTCATacgtgtatttttaataaaaatatgtgagGGTGCGATATTAggaacacttttttttatgtcggcaaatgcttttttttgtgttttctttCAGAAAAGATAGTCAGGCGATGGTAGAGAACGAAATGTAGGCTCGTAGTCATAGACGTAAAGCAAGACAGAGAAAACCGTATACGTAACTATACGTTCGTATCGTCACGTATCAACACGATAGCTTTTCATGACCTTACGTATACGGTTTTCTCTGCCTTGCTTTACATCTATGATTACGATAGACGTAAGAGAGCCTACGTTTCTCTGTCATCAGCcttaaagtaaattttgaaCACATTCATGGAGGTCATATTACGATAATCCTGGAATAAATTGATGCGGTTTAGTCATATTCTTATAGGAGTTTTCAGTCAAAATTTTGGTTTTCAAAAATGGGATGCGATATTAGGCACAGTTCTCCtagttaaataattacagGATACCATATTAAAAGGAGGAATATATTAATGGCAATAGAGTATGTGAACTAGACatcgatttataaaaaaacgtgatatttttaaacttttgtttaattttgtaaaagtacacatttttttttaaaatgcagAAAAGACGATAGTTAGATTATATTGAATCagataacttaaaaatttgctgttgaattttattactccCATAAGACTTTCCGTTTAAAGACATCGTGTTTTGGCTATTTTATAATACCTGTCGCGAAGTTTCGTCGGATTCGTACAAAATAACACATAGAATAATAAAGCCCTTTCCGATGTGAAACAGCAGCCGATTGACTATTCGTTTGTTGCTGAATAAaacaaacttttctttttttcatatatatgcTTTTTTTCTATCAGTACACTGTAACATATTAAGAATATCGTAGCTGGGCTATTCATTTCTTAATGCAAagcacgtaaaaaaaatgacttGCCTTTGCGtagatttgattattttattcttaaaacgGTTTAGATCGCAAATTtgcaatagattttttttgaaagttattctctatgatattaaaaaattttcataaataatttcgagaaaaagtGATGAACTTGgatgtatgcgcgcgcgcgagagagagagagagagagagagagagagagagacttacGTTTGCAATGACCCTTATAAGCGACGGGAATGGCGCGACCCGCGCGGCAGGCGGCGAGTCGCAGGTGGCAGGCACTTTTGTAGGTGTTTCCGTCGGCTCCGCAGACGGGACGTGCGCCGACGACCTGGTGCGGGAGTGCTTGGGGGCACCTGCGGGCGCACCTCACACAATGAGGGCTTAGGTTCTGGTCCAGCAGACAGCTCCGACCTTGGCCGCACCGGACCCGTGCGCACGAACCTGCTCGACACTTTGCACGTTATTACGCACAGTCGTAAACCCCCTCCGTGATAGACGCATTGcctttctttacttttattttcagtcaCCAGCTGTTTGGTTTCTACAATACGTGCGTGGTTCCGTTCATTTAGTTATGTCCCGTTCGTTTATTTACGTGGCTCGAGCCACTTTAAAGATCCTTAAAGAtgttagatttaaaatattataatttattctcttaGTTTTATTGCGTATCAGCTAGTTTGCATCTTTCAGACGCTTAAGCTCATTCCAAGCTTTATTGGCATATGTGATTAATACGTGTGCGCAGTTATAGCgttataacattattacattgtccattaaaaaaaaaaaagtcgcgATACTCGAATCTATCAAAGTTTATTATTGTGCTTGCTTTTCCACGATGCCACCGCGTGGT is from Temnothorax longispinosus isolate EJ_2023e chromosome 10, Tlon_JGU_v1, whole genome shotgun sequence and encodes:
- the LOC139820973 gene encoding follistatin-A-like isoform X1; this encodes MKCETRSRHVADLTGTKAEVKKAEVRFTAGIAARRESTWRGPPEMTALRQDITVSPYRTFLLMSLIGLLLQIHSTTGGICWSSISNGRCKELLSQGVTKENCCASNAAAATAYSDEDLDSGSLFFWRVLGGGVQCRPCRESCAEVKCEEGKKCVVRRGRPRCVCSPECKAPRGGGPVCGTDGKSYKSLCRLKKRACKKGSHELAVAYNGHCQSSCARVRCGQGRSCLLDQNLSPHCVRCARRCPQALPHQVVGARPVCGADGNTYKSACHLRLAACRAGRAIPVAYKGHCKQIADCTKIRCREGQTCLSEMKSGRPRCVTCTYRCPRKRERARTRAHRDRDRDRDRDQDRDRDRDPSTTMLCATNNITYPSWCHIIKDACITGFVLETRHAGPCNAYDTAPLYIEEDDASSNYGVDLADEDTKVSHAYAKSPYGLHSIPFS
- the LOC139820973 gene encoding follistatin-A-like isoform X2, which codes for MTALRQDITVSPYRTFLLMSLIGLLLQIHSTTGGICWSSISNGRCKELLSQGVTKENCCASNAAAATAYSDEDLDSGSLFFWRVLGGGVQCRPCRESCAEVKCEEGKKCVVRRGRPRCVCSPECKAPRGGGPVCGTDGKSYKSLCRLKKRACKKGSHELAVAYNGHCQSSCARVRCGQGRSCLLDQNLSPHCVRCARRCPQALPHQVVGARPVCGADGNTYKSACHLRLAACRAGRAIPVAYKGHCKQIADCTKIRCREGQTCLSEMKSGRPRCVTCTYRCPRKRERARTRAHRDRDRDRDRDQDRDRDRDPSTTMLCATNNITYPSWCHIIKDACITGFVLETRHAGPCNAYDTAPLYIEEDDASSNYGVDLADEDTKVSHAYAKSPYGLHSIPFS